The DNA sequence GGTGCCGGTGGCCGGGTCGTACTCGAGCCACACCTGCTGCCGTCCCTGCCGGCCCTGGCGCCAGTACGAGGTGCCGTCGCCGAGGACGGGGCGGCCGGGCGGGACGACGGTGTCGCCCGCGTGCAGGGCGCGTCCGCCGGTGGCGCGGCCGCCGTCCGGCAGCGGGATCGAGGTCTCGCCGGCGTCGCCGCCGCCGTACCAGTGCGGGAGCTTCTCGCCGCCGAGCGGGAACACCTCGGCCGGGCGGGCCGACCAGTAGCCGTACTGCTTGGTGTCCTGGCGCCACATCACCAGCAGTTCGCCGTCCGTGTAGCGGAACGACGGACGCTGCCAGCGGCCCAGCTCCACGGGGAGCCGCAGGTCGTGCTCGAGCAGGATGTCCTCGGGTCCCACGACGATGGCCTTGTGCCCGCGGGAGAGGATCAGGGCCGGCCAGGCCTCGTCGACGGTGAGGGTGTCGTCGCGGTCGCGCCGGGTCTCCGCGTCCAGGCGGCGCAGCGCCTCGTCGAGGGCGGGCCAGCCGAGTTCGTCGGGGATGCCGGCGCGCAGGGTGCGGCCCAGCAGCGGCGCGACGTCGAGGGCGGCGGCGCGGGCGACGGCCTGCGGGCTGACGCGGGCGGCGACGGCACGGAACGGACGCAGCCGTTCCAGCGCGGCGCGTGCGTCGGGCAGGCCTGCCGCGCCGTCGAGTTCGGCGGCGGCGTCGTCCAGCCATGCGCGCAGTACGTCCGCGAGCACGGGGTGCCCGGCCAGTTCGTCCAGCACCCCGGCTCCGAGGCGGTGGCCGCTCAGGGTGCCGACGGAGCGGTACAGCAGGCGCCGGCAGCGCGGGTCCGCCGCGACGGCCGTCAGGTCGCGCCGTCCGGGCCGGGTCTCGTGCAGCCACTGGGCGACGGGCAGGGAGACGTCCTCGTCGGCGCCGGGCAGGGTCAGCGGTATGTCCTCGGCCGCGCACAGGTCCAGCAGGTCGAGGTCGGCGGCGGCGTGCCAGCGGCCCGTGAAGAGGTCCACGGGACGGCCCTGGGCGCGCAGGCGCGGGGCCATGCGCTCCACGAGCGCGAGGGTGGCCGGTGAGCGGCCGCTGACCGAGGAGCCGTGCTTGCGGTGCAGGGCCCAGCGGCTGAGCCAGTCCGCCGCGTCGGTCCCGTCCGCCTCGGCCTCGCCCGTGAGCAGCCGGTCGGCGCCGGTCTCGGCGAGCAGCGCCAGCCAGAACTCGTCGTCCTCGGTGGAGCGGCCGAGCCCGGCCGGCATGATCTCCAGCAGCCGGGTCCGTACGGCGGGCCGCTGTCCGGCCAGGACGACGAGCGTCGCCCGGTAGGTGTTCCAGAAGGAGGCGGGGGCGCGGACCGCCGCGGGCGACGCGAGCAGGTCGGCGACCAGGGCGCACTCCTCGGTGGCCCGGTCCAGCCCCGCCGCCTTGATCAGGGCGCGCGCGTCCTGGGGCAGCGACGCGTACGGCGGCATGCCGGCGGCGCAGCGCTCCACGGTCAGCTGCCTGTACTGCGCCCAGGCCTCGGCCGGGGTGAGCCGCGCCGCCAGGGCCTTCACGTGCTCCTTGAGCGCCTTGACGGTGAGCGCACCGGCGAAGGCGAACTCCAGGAACACGGCCCGCTGCCGCTCCTCGTCGACGGTCAGCGCGTGCACCCGCTCCGCCTCGCGGGCCTTGCCGAAGAAGGCCGACGCGTAGGTGGTGTTCTCGTGCTGGAGGAAGACGCGGGCGGCCTGCTCGTAGAAGGTGGGCAGGAAGTGCGGTACGGCGCGGCCGAGCCGCTCCCCGAGCGCCTCGAAGCCCTCCTTGGCGTGGCCGGGGCGGGACTTGGCCTGCCGGGCGAGCCGTTCGATGTCCCGGACGAGGGCCAGCGCGTGGTGTCCGTTCGCCGGGTCGTTGACCAGGGCCCACGCGGGGAAGCCGAGGGTTTCCCGGCGCACCTGTCCGACCTCGCGGGTCTCCGGCTCCCGGGCCAGTCCGAGGAAGTCCAGGGCGAGGTCCTCCGCCTCGCCGAGCATGCCCGGCACCAGCCGGACGATCTTCCGCTCGTCCAGTGCGGGGTGCGTGTACGTGCGGACGGTGAGGACGTCGGCGTCCTCCCGGTCGGTGGTGCCCGAGGGCAGGACGGCGCCGGCGTCGAGCAGCGCGGCGGAGGTGGTCTCGTCGTAGGTGATGCCGTCGTACGTCGTCATGCCGCACGCTCCTCGTCCTCGATGTCGCGTCCGGCGTACAGTGCGGCTGCCATGCGCATGCCTTCCGACCAGGCCACCGGCCCGATCCGGCCGAGCTTCAGGACCCGGCCCGCGGTGTCGGTGAAGACCAGGGGGCCGGTCTCCGTCTCCTCGTAGCCCTCGTAGTCGCCGACCCACACCCGGGCCTCGACGCCGCGGCCGTCCTCCAGGACGGAACAGACGGCGTGGCCCGCGCGCACGCGGTACCCGAGTTGTGTGGCGCGGCCGTGCAGGAACCGCAGTTCCTTGAAGGCGCCGCCCGCGTGGTCCTCCACGGAGGTGGCCTCGGCGTCGAGGGCGGCGGGCCGGTGCCACACCTCGCGGAAGAGCTGCTGGGCGCGCTGCTCGATGCCTATCTCGACGGCGAACTCGCGCAGGTCCTCGAGGTCGTCGAGCAGCACCGGGTGCGGCAGGCGGACCAGGTCGGGGGTGAGGCGGACGGTGTCGCCGTCGAGATCGACCACGCCGAGGCCGCGCTCGGGGTCGGCGTCGCGCAGGAATCCGGCCACCGCGCCGTCCGCGCCGGTGACCACCACGTCGCGCAGGGCCGCCTGCCAGGCCGGGTCCGGCCAGACCCGCGCCAGCACCTCGAACGGCACCGGCAGCGAGCGCACCATCCACCGCTCCACGTCGGCCAGGCACTGCCGTTCGTGCCGCTCCAGCCATTCCACGAGCTGACGCAGTCCCACCACAGCGGGATCGTCGGCGATCTTGGGCGGTACGGACTTCAGCCGCCGCCCCGCCGCATTGCGGCACACCACCTTGCCGTCGTCCAGGGCGACCTCGTAGCCGCCCGCCGACACCCACCCCATGCGTGCCTCCCGCATCCACATTTGATCAAGTGACCGGAACTGTAGAGGAGGCCGCTGACAACGGGGGTCGGGGTGCCGCCGGGCGGGCGGGGGCGGGGGCGGCCGCTTCGCCCTCCGGTCCGGCCGGGGCGGCGGCCGGACCGGAGGGCGAAGCGGCCATCAGGGTGGTCGCGGGCCGTGTCGGGCGGCCGTCCCCGGCGCGGCTGGCCATGCTGGAGCGAAGGCTTCCCCTCTCCGAGCGACAAGGAGCACCGCATGCCCACGGACCCGGTCGGACGATTCCTGGCGGCGTTGGACCCGGCCCACCGGGAGACCGTCGGCGCCGCACCGCGCGAGGAACAGGAACGGCTCGCGGCCGCCTGGGAGCGGGAGCTGGAGGCCGACACCGAGCTCGACTCCCTCGACGAGCTGTCCCCGTCGGCGGCGGAGGCCGAGGCGGCCCGCCGCGTCCTGGAGCGCGAGCACGGCTAGGGGTTGCCGGCACGGCGGATGCGCGTGCCACGCCCCGCGGCGCCGGCACGATCCGAACGACGGACCCTCTAGCGCTTCACGCGATGGCGAAGGTGGACGACCCCCGAGCCGAAGGTGCGGGTCTCGACGAGGTCCAGATCCACCCGGCGCTCGCGGCGGGGGAAGAACGGGGTGCCGCCGCCGACCAGCAGCGGGTAGACCCTGGTCCGGTACTCGTCGATCAGACCCGACGCGGCCGCCTCGGCGGCGAGCGTCGCGCCGCCGATCGCGATGTCGCCCTCCCCCGGCTCGGCGCGCAGCCGCTCGATCTCCCGCGCCGGGCTGCCGGAGGCCAGGCGGGCGTTGCCCCGCACCGCCGACAGGGTGGTGGAGAACACCACCTTGGGCAGCCGCTTCCAGAGCGCGGCCCACTCCTGCCGGGACTCGTCGAGGGAGGGGTCCTGGTCGGCGGTCTCCCAGTACAGCATCGTCTCGTACAGCCGTCGGCCCAGCAGGTAGACGCCGACCTCCCGGGTCTCGTCGGTGACGAAGCGGAAGAGCTCCTCGTCGGGCCCCGTCCAGTCGAGGCCGCCGTCGGGTCCGACGATGTAGCCGTCGAGTGAGACGCCCATCGAATAGATCACGCTGCGCATCGGTGGTCCTCCTCGGTCACGGTCCGACGGTACGACCGCCGGACGCCGCAGGCCCCGTTCGGCGCGCGGGACCGGCCGGGCCGCTCCCGCGCGATCTCCGTCCGTGGGCCTCCGATTGCACCGGAGGACCGCCTCCAGTAAAGTGGAGGAGATCCTCCGCATGATGGGGAACCCTCAGACGTTCCCGCGCCGCGGAGGACGGAGAAGGGACGGATGGACACCATCGGAACACGCGTTCACCTGCGACGCATTCGCCTGCCCGGAACCGTGCCGGTCGGCGGCCGGCCCCGCACGGGCTGCGCACGCACCCCCGACGGCGACGGACAGCCCGGCGGCCCCGACGTGCGGCCGGGCCGGCCGAACCCGGGGGCACCGCTCACCGGGACCTCCCCCGACGGCGACGGCGGCCCCTGAGGCATCCGGCCACGGCCCCGCGAGGACCTCCGTCCCTCAGTTCCCCACACCGAGGCCGGCCATGAACACGGGCGGGTACCGGTCGCCGCGCGCCGAGCCCGCCGGCACCGCCTTCTCGATCTCGGCGAGGTCGTCGGCGGTGAGGTCCAGGTCGATCGCGGGCAGCGCCTCGGCCAGCCGCTCGCGGGTGCGGGCGCCGACCAGCGGCACGATGTCCTGGCCCTGGGCGGCCACCCAGGCGATGGCCAGCTGCGCGACGGTGCATCCCTTCGCCTCGGCGACCCGGCGCAGCGCCTCCACCAGGGCGAGGTTGTGCTCCACGTTCCCGGGCGTGAACCGGGGGCTCGCGGCGCGGTGGTCGCCGGTGCCGGCGCGGCCGGGTGACCAGTGACCGGAGATGAGGCCGCGCCCGAGGACGCCGTACGCGGTCAGGCCGATGCCGAGTTCCCGCAGCGTCGGCAGCACCTCCCCCTCCACGGCACGGGAGATCAGCGAGTACTCGATCTGCAGGTCGCTGACCGGGTGCACGGCGTGCGCCCGGCGGACCGTCGCCGCGTCGACCTCCGACAGACCGAGGTGGCGCACATGGCCGGCTTCGATCATCTCCTTGACGGCGCCCACCGTCTCCTCGATCGGCACCGCCGGGTCCAGCCGGGCGGGGCGGTAGATGTCGATGTGGTCGGTGCCGAGGCGGGTCAGTGAGTAGGCGAGGAAGTTCTTCACCGCCTCGGGCCGGCCGTCGTGGCCGCCGTAGCGCGGAGTGGGGCCGCTCAGCATGCCGAACTTGACGCTCAGCCGGTAACTGTCCCGGTCCCGGCCGCGCAACGCCTCGGCGAGCAGCAGCTCGTTGTGGCCCATGGCGTAGAAGTCGGCGGTGTCGATCAGTGTGACACCCGCGTCCAGCGCGGCGTGCACGGTGGCGATGCTCTCCGTGCGGTCGGCCGTTCCGTAGGCGCCCGACATGGCCATCCCGCCCAGGCCCAGCGCGGAAACGGCCGGGCCGGTGCTGCCCAGGGTTCGTGTCTGCATGGCGTTCTCCTTCGTCGTCGGTCTGCGGCCACCCTGCTCCGGCGCCGCCGTGTGCGGGAGCGGAGCGTTCTTCATGGGAGCGGCGCTCCCTGGCTCGGCCCGCCGGCCGGGAGGGACCATGGGGCCATGGAACGTGACCAGCTCGCCGACTTCCTGCGCCGTCGCCGCGAGGCGATCCGCCCGGCCGAGGTCGGCATCACCGACGGCCCCCGCCGCCGCACCACGGGGCTGCGCCGGGAGGAAGTGGCCATGCTCGCGGGCATGTCGGTGGACTACGTCGTCCGTCTCGAGCAGGGCCGCAGCAGTCAGCCCTCGGCCCAGCTGCTCGGCGCGCTGGCCCGGGCGCTGCGCCTGTCCGACGACGAGCGCGACCACCTGTTCCACCTGGCCGGCCACCGGCCACCGCCCGCCGAAGGGGCGGCCCGCCTGGCCCGCGCGGGCCTGATACGCCTGCTCGACCTGCTCGGCGACACCCCCGCCACGGTGATGTCCGACCTGGGCGAGGTCCTCGCCCAGAACCGGGCGGCCGTCCTGCTGGCGGGCGACCACACCGGCCACCGCGGGGACCGGCGCTCCATCGTGTACCGCTGGTTCACCGACCCCGCGGCCCGCGCGCTCTGCCCGCCGGAGGAGCGCGAGCACCACGCCCGGCAGATCGTGGCCGATCTGCGGGCGGCGGTCGGCCGCCGGTCCGGTGACCCCGCGGTCACCGGTCTCGTCGACCGGCTGCGGGCCGCGAGCGCCGACTTCGCCCGGCTGTGGGAGGAGCACGAGGTGGCGGTCCGGCGCGCCGACCGCAAGACGTTCCTGCACCCCCGCGTGGGCCGCCTGGTGATGGACTGCGAAACCCTGGTCACCCCGGACCAGCGGCAGCAGTTGGTGGTCCTCACCCCGGCGGACGCCGAGGCCCGTGAGCGGATGGAACTGCTGAAAGTGCTCGGCACCGAGGAGTTCCCCGCGGGGTCAGCGGGCGGGACCGTGGGGTGAGGCGGACGACGGGGACCCGCCGCGGGCCCTGTCGTGGAGGCAGGAGGCGACGACCACGAACGGCCAGAGCGACTGAAGCGCCGTCACCACGCGCTCCGCGACACCGGCGGCACCGTTGCGGTGCATCTCGACGAGGAACCACACCGCGCCGGCCACCATCACCGCGGTCGCGAGGATCGACGGAGCGGGGCGGAGGGCCCAGGGAGCGGCGCGCCCTCCGTCGACGGCCAGGAGCGGCCACACGGCCAGCAGCACGAAGCCGACCACGGCCACCGACCCGTGCCGCAGGGACCCTCCGCTGCTCGGCGCCGGGACCAGAGCCACCACCAGGGCAGACACTCCCCCACCGGCCAGCGCCACACGGCCGGCCGTCGCCGCCGCCCGCAGCCCCCAGGCGGTGAGCAGATGACAGGCGCCCAGGGCGAGGAACGCCCCGGTCATCACCCAGGACCCCGAGGCCCCGTACGCGGCCAGGACGCTGATCGTCTGCGTGGTGGGGTCGTACGCGGGTCCCTCGAGCGACGCCGCGACCGCCCAGCCTCCGATCAGCAGGACCGGGGCGCACCCCGACGAGAACAAGGCCCACCTGGGAACAAGCAGCATCGAACCACCTCAGAACGGGTGATATGGGTCCCGTGGGACGCGGGGGCGGGGTGACCGCCGCTCATCCGGCCGCGGCTCCACTGCCCGGACGCGGCCGGTCCCCGGGCGCCGGCCGCACTCGCCATCTCACGAACTGGTGTGGATCGCGCACTGGCGGGCCCTCGGCCGCCTGGACGCCCCCGCCTGTCAAGAACTGATCAACACGCCCTCATGAATCGCCCATGGGCAGGCCATGGTTCGGCAGCACGGCGGAAGCCACCGCGCCCCGGTCATACGTTCGCCCGGTGAACACTGATTCCCCTGCGGCGTCCCCGCAGCCCGTCCAGCAACCCGCCCGCCGTCTGCTGCTGCGCTCCGCGCTGACCGGCGCCGCGGCCGTCGGCACCGGACTCGCCGTCGGTGCCGCTCCGGCCTCCGCGACTCCCCGGAAGCGCCGGCGGCCCGAGACCCCCGAGGAGGCCCTGCGCGAGCTGGCGGCCGGCAACGCGCGCTGGCGCACCTTCCGGGAGAAGCACCCGGACGAGACACGTGCCGTGCGCGAGGAACTGGTCGCGGGCCAGCACCCCTTCGCCGTGGTGCTCAGCTGCATCGACTCCCGCGTCCCGCCGGAGCTGGTGTTCGACCAGGGACTCGGCGACCTGATCACCGTGCGCAGCGCCGGCGAGGTGCTGGACGAGGCGGTGCTCGGCAGCGTGGCCTACGGCGTGCTGGAACTGGAGATACCCCTGGTCCTGGTGCTCGGGCACCAGTCGTGCGGTGCCGTGCGCGCGGCGGTCGAGTCCGAGGAGT is a window from the Streptomyces capillispiralis genome containing:
- a CDS encoding DUF4132 domain-containing protein, with translation MGWVSAGGYEVALDDGKVVCRNAAGRRLKSVPPKIADDPAVVGLRQLVEWLERHERQCLADVERWMVRSLPVPFEVLARVWPDPAWQAALRDVVVTGADGAVAGFLRDADPERGLGVVDLDGDTVRLTPDLVRLPHPVLLDDLEDLREFAVEIGIEQRAQQLFREVWHRPAALDAEATSVEDHAGGAFKELRFLHGRATQLGYRVRAGHAVCSVLEDGRGVEARVWVGDYEGYEETETGPLVFTDTAGRVLKLGRIGPVAWSEGMRMAAALYAGRDIEDEERAA
- a CDS encoding dihydrofolate reductase family protein, whose product is MRSVIYSMGVSLDGYIVGPDGGLDWTGPDEELFRFVTDETREVGVYLLGRRLYETMLYWETADQDPSLDESRQEWAALWKRLPKVVFSTTLSAVRGNARLASGSPAREIERLRAEPGEGDIAIGGATLAAEAAASGLIDEYRTRVYPLLVGGGTPFFPRRERRVDLDLVETRTFGSGVVHLRHRVKR
- a CDS encoding aldo/keto reductase; translated protein: MQTRTLGSTGPAVSALGLGGMAMSGAYGTADRTESIATVHAALDAGVTLIDTADFYAMGHNELLLAEALRGRDRDSYRLSVKFGMLSGPTPRYGGHDGRPEAVKNFLAYSLTRLGTDHIDIYRPARLDPAVPIEETVGAVKEMIEAGHVRHLGLSEVDAATVRRAHAVHPVSDLQIEYSLISRAVEGEVLPTLRELGIGLTAYGVLGRGLISGHWSPGRAGTGDHRAASPRFTPGNVEHNLALVEALRRVAEAKGCTVAQLAIAWVAAQGQDIVPLVGARTRERLAEALPAIDLDLTADDLAEIEKAVPAGSARGDRYPPVFMAGLGVGN
- a CDS encoding helix-turn-helix transcriptional regulator — protein: MERDQLADFLRRRREAIRPAEVGITDGPRRRTTGLRREEVAMLAGMSVDYVVRLEQGRSSQPSAQLLGALARALRLSDDERDHLFHLAGHRPPPAEGAARLARAGLIRLLDLLGDTPATVMSDLGEVLAQNRAAVLLAGDHTGHRGDRRSIVYRWFTDPAARALCPPEEREHHARQIVADLRAAVGRRSGDPAVTGLVDRLRAASADFARLWEEHEVAVRRADRKTFLHPRVGRLVMDCETLVTPDQRQQLVVLTPADAEARERMELLKVLGTEEFPAGSAGGTVG
- a CDS encoding DUF998 domain-containing protein — its product is MLLVPRWALFSSGCAPVLLIGGWAVAASLEGPAYDPTTQTISVLAAYGASGSWVMTGAFLALGACHLLTAWGLRAAATAGRVALAGGGVSALVVALVPAPSSGGSLRHGSVAVVGFVLLAVWPLLAVDGGRAAPWALRPAPSILATAVMVAGAVWFLVEMHRNGAAGVAERVVTALQSLWPFVVVASCLHDRARGGSPSSASPHGPAR
- a CDS encoding carbonic anhydrase; this translates as MNTDSPAASPQPVQQPARRLLLRSALTGAAAVGTGLAVGAAPASATPRKRRRPETPEEALRELAAGNARWRTFREKHPDETRAVREELVAGQHPFAVVLSCIDSRVPPELVFDQGLGDLITVRSAGEVLDEAVLGSVAYGVLELEIPLVLVLGHQSCGAVRAAVESEESGEPLPAHIQYLADQIAPAIDHGKQGEARIDATIDANIRRVREHLAAEPDLAARVSAGRLAVVGARYELTNQLVHRVD